Sequence from the Paenibacillus riograndensis SBR5 genome:
CCTCCGGCTCGGTGAGCAGCCATCTGGCCAGCAGCACCTTTTGCTGATTGCCCCCTGACAGATTCATAATCTGCGTTTTGGTGGTTGGTGTCTTGGTGCGCAGTTTTTCGATCATTTTATCGACTTCTGCTTTCTTCTTCTTGCCGTCAAGCAGGAAGTACGGAGTTTTGTAATGATCCAGATTGGCAATCGCCCCGTTCTCATGAACCGACAACACCGGGAAAATACCAGTTACACGGCGCTCTTCGGTGAGCAGGGCCAGCCCGTGCCTTTTGGCATCCTGCGGCGATTGTATGTTGACCTTTTTGCCCCCGATGGAGATGCTACCGGATTTAATGGACCGCAGGCCGAACAGGGCTTCGATAACCTCTGTCCGCTGGGCGCCGACCAGACCGCCAACGCCGAGAATTTCACCGCGTCTGAGCTCAAAGGATACATCCTTGAACGAGCGGGGTTCTGTCGATGTAAGCCCTTCCACTTTGAGAAAAACTTCACCTGGAACGTTCTGGCGTTCCGGGAACCGGTTGGTGAGGTCACGGCCGACCATTCTGGAGATAATCAGATCTGTGGTCAGCTCCGCCGAAGGCCAGGTGCCGATTTTTTTACCGTCACGCATGATCGTCACTTCGTCAGAGATTTCAAGAATTTCTTCCATTTTGTGCGATATATAAATAATGGCTACGCCTCTTTTTTGCAGATCCCGGATAATCCGGAACAAATGCTCCACCTCCACGCTGGTCAGCGACGAAGTCGGTTCATCCATCACAATAACCCGCGAATGAAAAGAGACAGCTTTGGCGATTTCGATCGATTGGATTTTGGATACGGACAGCTTGCCCACCAAGGTTTCGGGATGCAGATCAATGTCCAGATCCTTGAAAAGGTTTTCAGTGTCAGTAAACATTTTCTTGTGGTCAATGAACTGAAGCGGTCCGAAGCCTTTTGTCGGAAAACGCCCCAGCCAGATATTCTCCATCACATTGCGGAACGGAACGGGATGCAGCTCCTGGTGTATCATGGAGATTCCGTGGCCCAAAGCATCATTGGAATTCGTAATACTAGCCTTTTCACCATCCAGATAAATCTCACCGGCATCCGGTGAATAGATTCCAAACAGACATTTCATCAGTGTGGACTTGCCTGCACCGTTTTCGCCCATAAGTGCATGGACTGAACCCGGCCTAACCTTGAGGCTTACGCCGTCCAGCGCCTTCACGCCGGGAAATTCTTTGGTAATATTGTTCATTTCCAGCAAAAATTGAGATTTTGCCATATTGTTTCGCCCCCTACGCTTTTTTCTTTTTCCATGAGAGGCACAGCGGTTCTATCCTGGTCCCTACCCGTAAGGAATTCCGGGAAACGGATGTTCCGCTCCCCGGTATGATTCAGTTAGAGCTTATTTAGCGTCAGCTACATTGTCTTTGGTGATCTTTTTGTAGGAAATCCAGACATATTGGTTGTCAGTGATGTCAAAGCCCACGTTTTCTTTGGTTGGAGCTTCACCTTTGGCTAGCAGCGCAGCCAGTGTAATCGCCGCTTTACCTTGGTTGTTGGCATCGTTCAGCACCGTACCGAGCATGGTTCCATCCTGCAGCGCTTGAACCGCCGGAGCTGTTGCGTCCACCCCTACAACCGGCATGTACTTGTCGCCAGTAAAATATCCGGCAGCCTTCAGAGCTTCGATCGCACCGAGGGCCATGTCATCGTTGTTGGCAAGGACAGCTTCAATCTTGTCGCCATGGGAGCCGAGGAAGGCTGCCATTTTTTCCTGCCCTTTGACACGGTCCCACATTGCGGTATCTTCA
This genomic interval carries:
- a CDS encoding sugar ABC transporter ATP-binding protein — protein: MAKSQFLLEMNNITKEFPGVKALDGVSLKVRPGSVHALMGENGAGKSTLMKCLFGIYSPDAGEIYLDGEKASITNSNDALGHGISMIHQELHPVPFRNVMENIWLGRFPTKGFGPLQFIDHKKMFTDTENLFKDLDIDLHPETLVGKLSVSKIQSIEIAKAVSFHSRVIVMDEPTSSLTSVEVEHLFRIIRDLQKRGVAIIYISHKMEEILEISDEVTIMRDGKKIGTWPSAELTTDLIISRMVGRDLTNRFPERQNVPGEVFLKVEGLTSTEPRSFKDVSFELRRGEILGVGGLVGAQRTEVIEALFGLRSIKSGSISIGGKKVNIQSPQDAKRHGLALLTEERRVTGIFPVLSVHENGAIANLDHYKTPYFLLDGKKKKAEVDKMIEKLRTKTPTTKTQIMNLSGGNQQKVLLARWLLTEPEVLLLDEPTRGIDVGAKFEIYSIIADLAKQGKSIIMISSEMPELLGMSDRVMVMSEGRLTGILEGDQATETEVMRLAAQH